The Pyricularia oryzae 70-15 chromosome 5, whole genome shotgun sequence genome includes a region encoding these proteins:
- a CDS encoding maltose permease MAL61 codes for MSEKANLSAQSGTGPDIEAVNKTTSPPGYEDVTLEKGTDAYNRAGAIEAEQQELSMTVIETVKAYPAATFWAFIMSCTIIMEAYCVFLMGNFVAIDRFKNRFGEFSERENGFIITTPWQSGLQMTGPVGAFIGVMIAGPITSKIGYRWATIGGLMALNGFIFVFFFADSLAVMLVSQLLEGIPWGIFIANAPAYCSEIVPMRLRAPCTQMLQMFWAIGAIIVQAVTYQYNEVDADIAYKIPIALQWMFPTPLALLVWWGPESPWWLTRKGRLEEAEKAVKRLGRASSTDNPAATVAMMKRTIDLEKTTTEPSLMELFKGTDRYRTLIVCAVYAAQNLTGNLIANQAVFFFRQAGISSNLAFGLGLVVSGAQTIMVMASWVLTTYLGRRTIYLWGSAINMIFLIAVGIAGSFGKSDASSLATASLGLIVSVLFCLGPAPASWVIIGETSSIRLRPLTTGVGRASYYIVNIPCIYLSSWMLNTEGADLAGRTGYVWAATAFVCLAAAYVWLPEMKHRSYREIDILFNRHVPARKWKNTTIDIHDDE; via the exons ATGAGCGAGAAAGCCAACCTCAGCGCCCAGTCGGGCACTGGCCCCGACATTGAGGCTGTCAACAAAACCACGTCCCCGCCCGGCTACGAAGATGTCACCCTTGAGAAGGGCACCGATGCCTACAACCGCGCCGGCGCCATCGAGGCCGAGCAGCAGGAGCTGTCCATGACGGTCATCGAGACGGTCAAGGCCTATCCCGCTGCCACTTTCTGGGCCTTTATCATGTCTTGCACCATT ATCATGGAAGCCTACTGCGTCTTTTTGATGGGCAACTTTGTCGCCATCGACCGATTCAAGAATCGCTTTGGTGAATTCAGCGAACGCGAGAACGGCTTCATCATCACCACCCCATGGCAATCCGGTCTGCAGATGACTGGCCCGGTCGGAGCCTTTATCGGTGTCATGATCGCCGGTCCCATTACGAGCAAGATCGGCTACCGATGGGCCACAATTGGTGGTCTCATGGCCCTCAACGGCTtcatctttgtctttttcttcgcCGACTCCTTGGCCGTCATGCTGGTATCTCAGCTTCTCGAGGGTATCCCTTGGGGAATTTTCATTGCCAACGCACCGGCTTACT GCAGTGAAATCGTCCCCATGCGCCTGAGGGCCCCTTGCACCCAGATGTTGCAAATGTTCTGGGCTATTGGAGCCATCATCGTCCAAGCCGTCACCTACCAATACAACGAAGTCGATGCCGACATTGCATACAA GATCCCCATCGCACTCCAATGGATGTTCCCCACACCTCTTGCCCTCCTCGTCTGGTGGGGCCCCGAGTCCCCCTGGTGGCTCACCCGCAAGGGAAGACTCGAGGAGGCTGAAAAGGCCGTCAAGCGCCTGGGTCGTGCATCGTCCACCGACAACCCGGCCGCCACCGTGGCCATGATGAAGCGTACCATTGATCTGGAAAAGACCACCACGGAGCCCAGCTTGATGGAGCTGTTCAAGGGTACCGACCGCTACCGAACCCTGATTGTGTGCGCCGTCTACGCTGCTCAGAACCTGACGGGCAACCTGATTGCCAACCAAGCCGTCTTTTTCTTCCGAC AGGCTGGTATCAGCTCCAACCTTGCCTTTGGTCTTGGTCTTGTCGTCTCTGGCGCCCAGACCATCATGGTCATGGCATCTTGGGTCCTCACAACATATCTCGGCCGACGAACCATTTACCTCTGGGGTTCAGCCATCAACATGATCTTCCTCATCGCCGTCGGTATTGCAGGATCTTTCGGCAAGTCGGACGCATCATCCCTGGCGACCGCCTCGCTTGGTCTGATCGTCTCGGTGCTGTTCTGCTTGGGTCCCGCCCCGGCCTCGTGGGTCATCATCGGAGAGACGTCTTCCATCCGCCTCAGGCCGCTCACCACCGGCGTCGGTCGTGCCTCTTACTACATTGTCAACATCCCCTGCATCTACCTGTCCTCCTGGATGCTCAACACCGAGGGTgccgacctggccggcagGACCGGTTACGTCTGGGCCGCCACGGCTTTTGTCTGTCTGGCGGCGGCGTACGTCTGGCTGCCCGAGATGAAGCACCGCTCCTACAGAGAGATCGACATTCTCTTCAACCGTCACGTCCCCGCCCGCAAGTGGAAGAACACCACCATCGACATCCACGACGACGAGTAG
- a CDS encoding 4-coumarate-CoA ligase 2, with translation MINESHGRQPLNKSRNPFTCGLTGRTYTTADLHHRSEYLARALAQRTGWAPDDDLTPWDKVAAIFSINTIDYIIPAYAAHKLNGIVTPANAAYAADELEHQLRSSGTGVIFTCVSLLTTALKAADAAGLKRDRIFLLPTVGDEAAIAQAPFPTIDDLITKGKQLKPLEPIKWVKGQGKRQVAFINYSSGTSGLPKAVMISHYNIITNIISHVAYESVARKQKGIETQVELGLLPMSHIYGLVVVAHTATWRGDEIIVLPRFELKSYLEAIQRFRIEHLIVVPPMVIAMLQQGDVCAKYDLSSVRFVYSGAAPLGEETIAELAKTYPKWIVAQAYGCTESAVVVCSSSEHDVMTKSSGSLVPGVRAKLMDPVSGKEITEHDKPGEIWVQSPSVVLGYLNNEKATAETFVHDADGRWLRTGDEVYVTKSPQGHDHIVIVDRIKELIKVKGHQVAPAELEAHILTHPAVSDVAVTQVPDERAGEVPKAYVVKSPEYKNTSDEEMARLVTKHVADHKASYKWIKGGVEVMDAIPKSPSGKILRRLLRDREKERRRKQGAKI, from the exons ATGATTAACGAGAGCCATGGCCGGCAACCCCTCAATAAATCCCGAAACCCGTTCACATGCGGATTGACCGGCCGAACCTACACCACCGCAGACCTTCACCACCGCTCCGAATACCTCGCCCGCGCTCTGGCGCAGCGCACCGGATGGGCTCCCGACGATGACCTGACCCCTTGGGACAAGGTCGCTGCCATTTTTTCCATCAATACCATCGACTACATCATACCCGCGTATGCCGCGCACAAGCTCAATGGAATTGTCACCCCCGCCAATGCTGCTTATGCTGCCGACGAGCTCGAGCATCAACTTCGGAGCTCCGGTACCGGCGTAATTTTCACGTGCGTCTCACTTCTCACCACGGCCCTCAAGGCTGCCGATGCCGCCGGGCTCAAGAGGGACAGGATCTTTCTGCTGCCGACGGTGGGCGACGAGGCCGCCATCGCGCAGGCGCCCTTCCCGACCATCGACGACCTGATAACCAAAGGTAAACAGCTTAAGCCGTTGGAGCCGATCAAATGGGTCAAGGGCCAAGGAAAGAGGCAGGTGGCCTTTATCAACTACAGCAGCGGTACCTCGGGACTTCCCAAGGCGGTTATGATCTCCCACTACAACATTATCACCAACATTATTTCGCATGTGGCCTACGAGTCGGTTGCCAGGAAGCAAAAGGGTATCGAGACGCAGGTGGAGTTGGGACTGCTACCAATGAGCCACATCTACGGGCTCGTAGTGGTAGCACATACGGCCACCTGGCGTGGCGACGAGATTATTGTGCTGCCCAGGTTTGAGCTCAAGAGCTACCTCGAAGCAATCCAGAGGTTCCGCATCGAGCACCTGATAGTCGTCCCGCCCATGGTCATCGCCATGTTGCAACAGGGAGACGTTTGCGCCAAGTACGACCTTTCAAGCGTGCGCTTCGTCTATTCGGGGGCGGCCCCGTTGGGAGAGGAGACCATTGCCGAGCTGGCAAAGACGTATCCCAAATGGATCGTCGCACAGGCCTATGGATGCACCGAAAGTGCGGTCGTGGTCTGCTCCAGCAGCGAGCACGACGTCATGACCAAGTCTTCTGGGTCTCTGGTGCCCGGCGTCCGCGCCAAGCTTATGGATCCCGTGTCTGGCAAGGAGATTACTGAACACGACAAGCCCGGCGAGATCTGGGTACAG TCACCCTCCGTTGTTCTCGGGTACCTGAACAATGAAAAAGCCACGGCCGAGACTTTTGTCCACGACGCCGACGGCCGCTGGCTCCGGACGGGCGACGAAGTCTACGTGACCAAATCCCCCCAGGGCCACGATcacatcgtcatcgtcgaccGCATCAAGGAGCTCATCAAGGTCAAGGGCCACCAGGTGGCACCGGCCGAGCTTGAGGCGCATATCCTGACGCACCCGGCCGTTTCCGACGTTGCCGTCACGCAGGTGCCGGATGAGCGGGCGGGTGAGGTTCCCAAGGCTTATGTGGTCAAGTCTCCCGAGTACAAGAACACCTCTGACGAGGAGATGGCGAGACTTGTCACCAAGCACGTGGCCGACCACAAGGCGTCGTACAAATGGATCAAGGGCGGCGTGGAGGTCATGGACGCCATCCCCAAGAGTCCCAGTGGCAAGATCCTGAGAAGGCTGCTGAGGGATCGGGAAAAGGAGAGGAGGAGAAAGCAGGGTGCCAAGATTTGA